Proteins encoded within one genomic window of Esox lucius isolate fEsoLuc1 chromosome 12, fEsoLuc1.pri, whole genome shotgun sequence:
- the LOC105025263 gene encoding uncharacterized protein LOC105025263 isoform X1 — protein MNYYSEVQRRKATQEITRGGNLLNAWGRSRLKSLLFSVGHKALSAERINRERKCVRNVSACADPGRPGRAKAPLAKHQLPCQSGWRKCPHPAQTSDNTMTPWSGLSLSESSFTSMPPPAPAPVPAPLSTHLLCHRAGGVTPRQPVPSPPVTAPAEGGRAARVRRRVLPQSRFPRAPRLPPLRPVTNLSFSRSFTFSFFELPLHHSPRSRAERIRDLVLLLKQIQY, from the exons atgaattattattCTGAAGTCCAAAGGAGAAAAGCTACACAGGAAATCACCCGTGGAGGGAATCTTTTGAATGCATGGGGACGGTCAAGGCTGAAGTCGCTACTGTTCTCAGTTGGACACAAGGCATTGTCTGCTGAAAGGATTAATAGGGAGAGGAAGTGTGTAAGGAATGTCTCGGCGTGTGCAGACCCAGGACGGCCAGGCCGAG CCAAGGCTCCTCTGGCCAAGCACCAGCTCCCCTGTCAGTCTGGATGGAGGAAGTGCCCCCACCCGGCCCAGACCTCCGACAACACCATGACCCCGTGGAGTGGGCTGTCCCTGTCCGAATCCTCCTTCACCAGCATGCCTCCGCCCGCacccgcccctgtccctgcacCCCTGTCCACCCACCTCCTCTGTCACCGGGCGGGGGGTGTCACCCCCCGGCAACCCGTCCCGTCGCCCCCCGTCACTGCGCCTGCAGAGGGGGGCAGGGCTGCCAGGGTGAGGCGCAGGGTACTCCCCCAGAGCAGGTTTCCACGTGCCCCGCGCTTGCCCCCCCTCAGGCCTGTCACTAACCTCAGCTTCTCTCGCAGCTTCACGTTCTCCTTCTTTGAGCTGCCGCTGCACCACTCCCCCCGCAGCCGTGCCGAACGGATCCGAGACCTCGTGCTGCTGCTGAAACAGATCCAGTACTGA
- the LOC105025263 gene encoding uncharacterized protein LOC105025263 isoform X3 produces MNYYSEVQRRKATQEITRGGNLLNAWGRSRLKSLLFSVGHKALSAERINRERKCVRNVSACADPGRPGRAKAPLAKHQLPCQSGWRKCPHPAQTSDNTMTPWSGLSLSESSFTSMPPPAPAPVPAPLSTHLLCHRAGGVTPRQPVPSPPVTAPAEGGRAARLHVLLL; encoded by the exons atgaattattattCTGAAGTCCAAAGGAGAAAAGCTACACAGGAAATCACCCGTGGAGGGAATCTTTTGAATGCATGGGGACGGTCAAGGCTGAAGTCGCTACTGTTCTCAGTTGGACACAAGGCATTGTCTGCTGAAAGGATTAATAGGGAGAGGAAGTGTGTAAGGAATGTCTCGGCGTGTGCAGACCCAGGACGGCCAGGCCGAG CCAAGGCTCCTCTGGCCAAGCACCAGCTCCCCTGTCAGTCTGGATGGAGGAAGTGCCCCCACCCGGCCCAGACCTCCGACAACACCATGACCCCGTGGAGTGGGCTGTCCCTGTCCGAATCCTCCTTCACCAGCATGCCTCCGCCCGCacccgcccctgtccctgcacCCCTGTCCACCCACCTCCTCTGTCACCGGGCGGGGGGTGTCACCCCCCGGCAACCCGTCCCGTCGCCCCCCGTCACTGCGCCTGCAGAGGGGGGCAGGGCTGCCAGG CTTCACGTTCTCCTTCTTTGA
- the LOC105025263 gene encoding uncharacterized protein LOC105025263 isoform X2 produces MSRRVQTQDGQAEGIGSMKSRNRLPMIGSSGSKTGAKAPLAKHQLPCQSGWRKCPHPAQTSDNTMTPWSGLSLSESSFTSMPPPAPAPVPAPLSTHLLCHRAGGVTPRQPVPSPPVTAPAEGGRAARVRRRVLPQSRFPRAPRLPPLRPVTNLSFSRSFTFSFFELPLHHSPRSRAERIRDLVLLLKQIQY; encoded by the exons ATGTCTCGGCGTGTGCAGACCCAGGACGGCCAGGCCGAG GGAATTGGCTCCATGAAGTCACGCAATCGGTTGCCTATGATTGGATCATCGGGAAGTAAGACAGGAg CCAAGGCTCCTCTGGCCAAGCACCAGCTCCCCTGTCAGTCTGGATGGAGGAAGTGCCCCCACCCGGCCCAGACCTCCGACAACACCATGACCCCGTGGAGTGGGCTGTCCCTGTCCGAATCCTCCTTCACCAGCATGCCTCCGCCCGCacccgcccctgtccctgcacCCCTGTCCACCCACCTCCTCTGTCACCGGGCGGGGGGTGTCACCCCCCGGCAACCCGTCCCGTCGCCCCCCGTCACTGCGCCTGCAGAGGGGGGCAGGGCTGCCAGGGTGAGGCGCAGGGTACTCCCCCAGAGCAGGTTTCCACGTGCCCCGCGCTTGCCCCCCCTCAGGCCTGTCACTAACCTCAGCTTCTCTCGCAGCTTCACGTTCTCCTTCTTTGAGCTGCCGCTGCACCACTCCCCCCGCAGCCGTGCCGAACGGATCCGAGACCTCGTGCTGCTGCTGAAACAGATCCAGTACTGA
- the LOC117595369 gene encoding LOW QUALITY PROTEIN: solute carrier family 26 member 6 (The sequence of the model RefSeq protein was modified relative to this genomic sequence to represent the inferred CDS: inserted 3 bases in 2 codons), with amino-acid sequence MLRAGLSQPLVGDYTTGAALHISIYQLTLLLGTPARRHSGFLAVGRVLVEVLSNMTDATPGTLLVAAISMVILVGGKMVNRRLKTKLPMPIPWELLLLELSVQHSVQGVGAILTSVSPPTIPSVCSCSVLGCGGRMXLGRMFANKHGYTMNSNQDLLAIGLCNTIGGMFHCFAVSCSLSRSTVQESVGGKTQVAGLLSALMMLSILLKIEHLFEKLPKAVLAGIILVNLHGILXDVPVLWAFDRLDLLVWVATLLFTLLFNLDLGLAADVAFSLITVVYRTQLS; translated from the exons ATGTTGAGAGCAGGGCTGTCTCAGCCCCTGGTGGGAGACTACACCACCGGAGCAGCTCTTCACATCTCCATCTACCAGCTAACCCTTCTCCTTGGCACCCCCGCCCGAAGACACAGTGGCTTCCTGGCGGTAGGCAGG GTGCTGGTCGAGGTGCTATCTAACATGACTGACGCAACGCCCGGGACGCTGCTTGTCGCCGCCATCTCCATGGTGATCCTGGTGGGAGGCAAGATGGTGAATCGACGCCTCAAGACCAAGTTACCCATGCCCATTCCATGGGAGCTGCTGCTG TTGGAATTGTCAGTTCAACACAGCGTCCAGGGAGTGGGAGCCATCCTTACCAG TGTGTCCCCACCAACCATCCCCTCTGTTTGTTCCTGCTCTGTCCTTGGCTGTGGTGGTAGGAT TTTGGGTAGGATGTTTGCAAACAAACACGGGTACACCATGAACAGCAACCAG GACCTGTTGGCAATTGGACTCTGCAACACAATTGGAGGGATGTTCCATTGTTTTGCTGTCAGTTGCTCTTTGTCACGCAGTACAGTCCAAGAGAGTGTCGGGGGGAAAACTCAG GTGGCGGGGCTTCTGTCTGCTTTGATGATGCTCAGCATCCTGCTGAAGATTGAACATCTCTTTGAAAAGCTACCAAAA gcgGTGTTAGCAGGAATAATTCTGGTAAATCTGCATGGGATTC GGGATGTGCCAGTGCTCTGGGCTTTTGACCGCTTGGACCTG CTAGTGTGGGTGGCAACCCTATTATTCACCTTGTTGTTCAACCTGGATCTTGGCCTTGCTGCTGATGTGGCCTTCTCACTGATCACTGTTGTCTATAGGACTCAACTGAGTTAA